A region of Peromyscus eremicus chromosome 17, PerEre_H2_v1, whole genome shotgun sequence DNA encodes the following proteins:
- the Cep44 gene encoding centrosomal protein of 44 kDa isoform X1, whose product MATGDLKRSLRKLEQVLRLLNYPNEVDYVGLMKGDTAASLPIISYSLTSYSPYISELLMESNVDLISKNDVRFTDTVYKLLRDQFDYKPILTKKQFIQSGFAEWKIQIVCDILNCVMKKHKELTGSDKTSSCPRKKSIPERPEPCSSSENTTPGEAVGIDITGRFMTSGKYFFMLVSVQKKAVVIRHLYTEDNIDLPERTVSSTEVSEGCDESEEMTSQIMIHDEQASEVKAQLKDLCDNPELTALHIALAECQDKLKRLTCVEKRLQYLEAATKGKVMVDEKAWNNLLSRVTLLETEMLLSKKNECVELNAASEDNDSDSVVDAMPTDKKYSVGAPARTYRSSGYSSTLSPESTPRGSTVNYCGLKDFSEETTLQKMERMKKMFEETAELLKCSSH is encoded by the exons ATGGCAACAGGTGACTTAAAAAGAAGCTTGCGGAAGCTAGAACAAGTGCTTCGTTTGCTAAATTACCCTAATGAGGTGGATTATGTTGG TTTGATGAAGGGGGACACAGCAGCGTCTTTGCCTATCATCAGCTATTCTCTTACCTCATACTCCCCTTATATATCAGAACTTCTGATGGAGTCCAATGTAGACCTCATATCAAAGAATGATGTGCGCTTCACAGATACCGTCTATAAG CTTCTTCGTGATCAATTTGATTATAAACCAATTTTGACAAAAAAGCAATTTATACAGTCTGGATTTGCTGAATGGAAAATCCAAATTGTCTGTGATATATTGAATTGTGTGATGAAAAAGCACAAGGAATTGACTGGCTCTGACAAG ACTTCGTCATGCCCGAGAAAGAAAAGCATCCCGGAAAGGCCCGAGCCTTGTTCAAGCAGTGAGAACACCACCCCTGGAGAGGCTGTGGGCATTGACATCACTGGCAGGTTTATGACTTCAGGAAAG TATTTCTTCATGCTTGTCTCCGTGCAGAAGAAAGCTGTGGTGATCCGTCATCTGTACACAGAAGATAACATTGACCTTCCCGAACGGACAGTGAGTTCAACAGAAGTGAGTGAAGGGTGTGATGAATCAGAAGAGATGACTTCTCAAATCATGATTCATGACGAACAGGCCTCTGAAGTCAAGGCTCAGCTGAAA GATCTTTGTGACAACCCTGAGCTCACTGCACTTCACATAGCTCTTGCTGAATGCCAGGACAAGCTTAAGAGGCTGACTTGTGTAGAGAAAAGGCTCCAGTATTTGGAAGCTGCAACAAAAGGGAAGGTGATGGTCGATGAGAAGGCCTGGAATAATCTCCTAAGTCGAGTCACTCTTCTTGAAACAGAGATGCTTTTGTCTAAAAAG AATGAATGCGTAGAGCTTAATGCAGCAAGTGAAGACAATGACTCTGATAGTGTCGTGGATGCCATGCCCACTG ATAAAAAATACAGTGTGGGGGCACCAGCCAGAACGTATCGGTCATCTGGCTACAGTAGTACACTGTCACCAGAGTCGACGCCCAGAGGCTCCACTGTTAATTATTGTGGCTTGAAAGATTTTTCAGAG gaaacaacacttcagaaaatggaaaggatgaaaaaaat gTTTGAAGAGACTGCAGAGCTACTGAAATGCTCGAGTCACTAA
- the Cep44 gene encoding centrosomal protein of 44 kDa isoform X2, whose protein sequence is MATGDLKRSLRKLEQVLRLLNYPNEVDYVGLMKGDTAASLPIISYSLTSYSPYISELLMESNVDLISKNDVRFTDTVYKLLRDQFDYKPILTKKQFIQSGFAEWKIQIVCDILNCVMKKHKELTGSDKTSSCPRKKSIPERPEPCSSSENTTPGEAVGIDITGRFMTSGKKKAVVIRHLYTEDNIDLPERTVSSTEVSEGCDESEEMTSQIMIHDEQASEVKAQLKDLCDNPELTALHIALAECQDKLKRLTCVEKRLQYLEAATKGKVMVDEKAWNNLLSRVTLLETEMLLSKKNECVELNAASEDNDSDSVVDAMPTDKKYSVGAPARTYRSSGYSSTLSPESTPRGSTVNYCGLKDFSEETTLQKMERMKKMFEETAELLKCSSH, encoded by the exons ATGGCAACAGGTGACTTAAAAAGAAGCTTGCGGAAGCTAGAACAAGTGCTTCGTTTGCTAAATTACCCTAATGAGGTGGATTATGTTGG TTTGATGAAGGGGGACACAGCAGCGTCTTTGCCTATCATCAGCTATTCTCTTACCTCATACTCCCCTTATATATCAGAACTTCTGATGGAGTCCAATGTAGACCTCATATCAAAGAATGATGTGCGCTTCACAGATACCGTCTATAAG CTTCTTCGTGATCAATTTGATTATAAACCAATTTTGACAAAAAAGCAATTTATACAGTCTGGATTTGCTGAATGGAAAATCCAAATTGTCTGTGATATATTGAATTGTGTGATGAAAAAGCACAAGGAATTGACTGGCTCTGACAAG ACTTCGTCATGCCCGAGAAAGAAAAGCATCCCGGAAAGGCCCGAGCCTTGTTCAAGCAGTGAGAACACCACCCCTGGAGAGGCTGTGGGCATTGACATCACTGGCAGGTTTATGACTTCAGGAAAG AAGAAAGCTGTGGTGATCCGTCATCTGTACACAGAAGATAACATTGACCTTCCCGAACGGACAGTGAGTTCAACAGAAGTGAGTGAAGGGTGTGATGAATCAGAAGAGATGACTTCTCAAATCATGATTCATGACGAACAGGCCTCTGAAGTCAAGGCTCAGCTGAAA GATCTTTGTGACAACCCTGAGCTCACTGCACTTCACATAGCTCTTGCTGAATGCCAGGACAAGCTTAAGAGGCTGACTTGTGTAGAGAAAAGGCTCCAGTATTTGGAAGCTGCAACAAAAGGGAAGGTGATGGTCGATGAGAAGGCCTGGAATAATCTCCTAAGTCGAGTCACTCTTCTTGAAACAGAGATGCTTTTGTCTAAAAAG AATGAATGCGTAGAGCTTAATGCAGCAAGTGAAGACAATGACTCTGATAGTGTCGTGGATGCCATGCCCACTG ATAAAAAATACAGTGTGGGGGCACCAGCCAGAACGTATCGGTCATCTGGCTACAGTAGTACACTGTCACCAGAGTCGACGCCCAGAGGCTCCACTGTTAATTATTGTGGCTTGAAAGATTTTTCAGAG gaaacaacacttcagaaaatggaaaggatgaaaaaaat gTTTGAAGAGACTGCAGAGCTACTGAAATGCTCGAGTCACTAA
- the Cep44 gene encoding centrosomal protein of 44 kDa isoform X3 — translation MATGDLKRSLRKLEQVLRLLNYPNEVDYVGLMKGDTAASLPIISYSLTSYSPYISELLMESNVDLISKNDVRFTDTVYKLLRDQFDYKPILTKKQFIQSGFAEWKIQIVCDILNCVMKKHKELTGSDKTSSCPRKKSIPERPEPCSSSENTTPGEAVGIDITGRFMTSGKYFFMLVSVQKKAVVIRHLYTEDNIDLPERTVSSTEVSEGCDESEEMTSQIMIHDEQASEVKAQLKDLCDNPELTALHIALAECQDKLKRLTCVEKRLQYLEAATKGKVMVDEKAWNNLLSRVTLLETEMLLSKKNECVELNAASEDNDSDSVVDAMPTDKKYSVGAPARTYRSSGYSSTLSPESTPRGSTVNYCGLKDFSEV, via the exons ATGGCAACAGGTGACTTAAAAAGAAGCTTGCGGAAGCTAGAACAAGTGCTTCGTTTGCTAAATTACCCTAATGAGGTGGATTATGTTGG TTTGATGAAGGGGGACACAGCAGCGTCTTTGCCTATCATCAGCTATTCTCTTACCTCATACTCCCCTTATATATCAGAACTTCTGATGGAGTCCAATGTAGACCTCATATCAAAGAATGATGTGCGCTTCACAGATACCGTCTATAAG CTTCTTCGTGATCAATTTGATTATAAACCAATTTTGACAAAAAAGCAATTTATACAGTCTGGATTTGCTGAATGGAAAATCCAAATTGTCTGTGATATATTGAATTGTGTGATGAAAAAGCACAAGGAATTGACTGGCTCTGACAAG ACTTCGTCATGCCCGAGAAAGAAAAGCATCCCGGAAAGGCCCGAGCCTTGTTCAAGCAGTGAGAACACCACCCCTGGAGAGGCTGTGGGCATTGACATCACTGGCAGGTTTATGACTTCAGGAAAG TATTTCTTCATGCTTGTCTCCGTGCAGAAGAAAGCTGTGGTGATCCGTCATCTGTACACAGAAGATAACATTGACCTTCCCGAACGGACAGTGAGTTCAACAGAAGTGAGTGAAGGGTGTGATGAATCAGAAGAGATGACTTCTCAAATCATGATTCATGACGAACAGGCCTCTGAAGTCAAGGCTCAGCTGAAA GATCTTTGTGACAACCCTGAGCTCACTGCACTTCACATAGCTCTTGCTGAATGCCAGGACAAGCTTAAGAGGCTGACTTGTGTAGAGAAAAGGCTCCAGTATTTGGAAGCTGCAACAAAAGGGAAGGTGATGGTCGATGAGAAGGCCTGGAATAATCTCCTAAGTCGAGTCACTCTTCTTGAAACAGAGATGCTTTTGTCTAAAAAG AATGAATGCGTAGAGCTTAATGCAGCAAGTGAAGACAATGACTCTGATAGTGTCGTGGATGCCATGCCCACTG ATAAAAAATACAGTGTGGGGGCACCAGCCAGAACGTATCGGTCATCTGGCTACAGTAGTACACTGTCACCAGAGTCGACGCCCAGAGGCTCCACTGTTAATTATTGTGGCTTGAAAGATTTTTCAGAG gTTTGA